Proteins encoded by one window of Salmo trutta chromosome 17, fSalTru1.1, whole genome shotgun sequence:
- the LOC115151833 gene encoding synaptic vesicle glycoprotein 2B-like isoform X2, whose amino-acid sequence MMVGAFIWGGMADKLGRRKCLIWALTINCVFTFLSSFAQGYGFFLFFRLISGIGIGGSVPIVYSYFSEFLQMDKRGEHLSWLCMFWMVGGIYASFTAWGIIPHYGWGFSMGTEFQFHSWRVFVLVCALPAITSLVGLMFMPESPRFLLENAKHDEAWMILKNVHDTNWRAKGQPEKVFQVTHIKAPKTQEDEFIEIQSATGTAIQRWAVRTLTLCKLVLKNVASLLGPELRLSTLFMAIIWFTMAFSYYGLGVWFPDMIKYLQQEEYESKVKVFHRERVEHFHFNFSLENQIHREGEYINDKFINIQMKSVKFEDSLFEDCYFEDIESTETMFENCTIRSTVFYNTDLYEERFIDCRLENTTFLHNKKGCHLDIDEENDVLIYLVSFLGSLAVLPGNIISALFMEKIGRVKIIGLSMLISAGCTFFLFLSFSQAAIIAWQCLFCGVSVAAWNGIEVITVELYPASKRATAFGVLNALCKLAAILGTSIFASFVGVTKVVPILLSCTALVCGGLVALKLPETQEKILQ is encoded by the exons ATGATGGTTGGGGCGTTCATCTGGGGAGGCATGGCAGACAAACTGGGCCGCCGGAAGTGTCTGATCTGGGCACTCACCATCAACTGTGTCttcaccttcctctcctccttcgccCAGGGATATGGCTTCTTTCTCTTCTTTAGGCTCATCTCCGGCATCGG TATCGGAGGTTCTGTCCCCATCGTCTACTCCTACTTCTCAGAGTTCCTTCAGATGGATAAGAGGGGGGAACACCTGAGCTGGCTGTGTATGTTCTGGATGGTGGGAGGCATCTATGCCTCCTTCACAGCCTGGGGAATCATCCCTCACTATG GCTGGGGCTTCAGCATGGGGACAGAGTTCCAGTTCCACAGCTGGAGGGTGTTTGTGCTGGTCTGTGCCCTGCCTGCCATCACCTCCCTGGTGGGGCTCATGTTCATGCCTGAGAGCCCCAGGTTCCTCCTGGAG AATGCCAAACATGACGAGGCCTGGATGATCCTGAAGAATGTCCATGACACCAACTGGAGGGCAAAGGGCCAGCCTGAGAAGGTATTCCAG GTGACACACATCAAGGCTCCTAAGACCCAGGAGGATGAGTTCATTGAGATCCAGAGTGCCACAGGGACGGCTATACAGCGTTGGGCCGTCCGGACCCTCACTCTGTGCAAACTG GTGCTGAAGAACGTTGCTTCTCTCTTGGGACCTGAGCTGAGACTGAGTACACTGTTCATGGCCATCATCTGGTTCACCATGGCCTTCag TTACTATGGACTGGGTGTGTGGTTCCCTGACATGATCAAATACCTGCAGCAAGAGGAGTATGAGTCCAAAGTCAAGGTGttccacagagagagagtagaacactTCCACTTCAACTTCTCCCTGGAGAATCAgatccacagagagggagaatacaTCAATGACAA atttatCAACATACAGATGAAGTCTGTTAAGTTTGAGGATTCACTGTTTGAAGATTGTTACTTTGAGGACATCGAGTCCACTGAAACAATGTTTGAGAACTGCACCATCAGATCCACCGTCTTCTATAACACAG ATCTGTATGAGGAAAGGTTCATAGACTGTAGGCTGGAGAACACCACATTCCTCCATAATAAGAAGGGCTGTCACCTGGACATCGACGAGGAGAACGATGTGCTCATCTACCTGGTCAGCTTTCTGGGGTCCCTGGCTGTTCTACCCGGCAACATCATATCAGCTCTGTTCATGGAGAAGATAGGCAGGGTTAAAATCATAG GCCTCTCCATGCTGATCTCAGCTGGTTGCACCTTCTTCCTGTTCCTGAGCTTCAGTCAGGCGGCCATCATAGCCTGGCAGTGTCTGTTCTGTGGGGTCAGCGTGGCAGCGTGGAACGGCATTGAGGTCATCACAGTGGAACTTTACCCAGCCTCCAAAAG AGCCACAGCGTTTGGGGTGTTGAATGCTCTCTGTAAGCTGGCGGCCATCCTGGGCACCTCCATCTTTGCCTCCTTTGTGGGGGTCACCAAAGTcgtccccatcctcctctcctgcaCTGCTCTGGTGTGTGGAGGTCTGGTGGCCCTCAAGCTGCCCGAGACCCAGGAGAAGATCCTCCAGTGA